CATCGTCCCGATCATCAATAAGATCGACCTGCCCAACGCGAACGTCGAGGAAACCAAACGCCAGCTCGAGGACATCCTGGCCATTTCCGGTGACACGGCGATCATGGCGAGCGCGAAAACGGGCCTTGGCATCCATGACGTTTTGCGCAGTGTGGTCGAACGCATTCCGCCGCCACAACCGCCCACCGATACGGCCCTGCAGGCGCTGGTGTTCGATTCGATGTTCGATACCTATCGCGGCGTGGTGACATACGTGCGGTTGTTCGCGGGCGAAATCATGCCGGGAATGATGATCCAGCTCATGAGCACGGGACTGAAGTACGAGGTGAAGGACGTCGGAGTGTTCACGCCCAAGCCCGAGCCGCGCAAGAGGCTGTCCGCCGGCAGCACGGGATACGTCATTGCCAACATCAAGACCACCGCCGACGTGAAGATCGGCGAAACGATCACCGATGCACGCCAGCCCGCGAAGAAGCCCTTGCCGGGTTTCCAGCAGGTGCATCCAATGGTCTTCAGCGGTCTGTACCCGATCGACTCGGCGGACTTCGAGCACCTCAAAATCGCGTTGGGAAAATTGCAGCTCAACGATTCCGCCTTCCAGTATCAATCGGAAAGCTCGGCGGCGCTCGGTTTCGGTTTCCGCTGCGGGTTCCTGGGACTACTACACATGGAGATCGTCCAGGAGCGCTTGCGGCGGCAGTGGGACATGGACATCATCGCCACGTACCCCAGCGTCATTTACAAGGTGCTCAAGACCAACAGCGAAATTCTCGAGGTGGACAACCCGGTCTTCCTGCCTGATCCATCGGTGATCGACCACATCGAGGAACCGTACGTGAAGGCGTTCATTATTTGCCCGAACGAAAACATCGGCGACATGCTGCAACTGGTCATGGAAAAGCGCGGCCTGGTATCGAAGACCGATTCCATCGACACGCGCCGGGTGATGTTGACCGCCGAGTTACCTCTGAACGAGATTCTCGTGGATTTCCACGACAAAATCAAAAGCATCACGCGCGGTTATGGCTCGATGGACTACGAGCCGCACGGCTATCGCGAGGGCGACCTGGTGAAACTCGACATCCTCGTCAATAGCGAGCCGGTCGACGCGTTTTCCAGCATCGTGCACCGCAGCAAGGCGGAAACCCGGGGCCGGGCGCTGGCGCTGAAGCTACAGGAAGTGATCCCGCAGCAGATGTTTCAGGTGGCGATCCAGGCTGCCATCGGCGGGAAAATCATTGCCCGCGAGACGGTCAAGGCGCTGTCCAAGAATGTCACCGCGAAATGCTATGGCGGCGACATCTCGCGGAAACGCAAGCTGTGGGAGAAACAGAAGGAAGGCAAGAAGCGCATGAAAGCCGTCGGCAAGGTGAACATCCCGCAGGAAGCGTTCATCTCGGTGCTGAAATCAGGGTAGGGGAGCCAGTCATGAGCAACTCGGAAGATCGCCAAACATTAAAATCCGCGCGGGAGATGGTCCAAGGTGCCCGGAAGTGGTTGCGGATCAATCGCGATTTGATCGCGCCCGGTCAAATCGTCGCCATCACTATGAAGATCGGCGAGCTGGAGCAGGCGCTGCGACTGGAAAACGCCAAGGCCGCCGCCTCCCGGTCTGGTGAACTGGAGCAGAAAATCCGCGGGGCGTTGCCAGCGCCAAAGTCTCCCGCCCTCCGCGAGAATATCGAAGTATTGCTCGTGGCGGTCATCGTGGCCATGGCCGTGCGGACATTTTTCATCCAACCTTTCAAGATCCCGACGGGCTCGATGCAGCCGACGTTGTACGGGGTGTATCCGCCACCCAATGAGGCGCCGTCTCGATATGTCGGACGACCTCCATCCATTCTTGAGCGCCTCGCGGGGGTGGTCTTCCAAGGGAGAATGTACGAGCCCTACGGGTATCGCACACGCGGTGATCACATTTTTGTGGATAAGATCAGCTACCACTTCCGCAAACCCCGCCGCGGTGAAGTCATTGTGTTCGACACAACCCACATCCCGGAAATCCCCGCTCCGTCCCGTGGCAATTTCTACATCAAACGGCTGATCGGGCTGGAGAACGATGTCATCCAGATCCAGCCGCCGTATGTGCTCGTCAATGGACGGGTGCTGGATGGGCGGGATGCCTTCCGACGCATTTATTCCCAAGAGAATGGGTATAACGGTTACGTCATTCCGGAGACGTTTCCCTCACCAAAATACTTTCCATCTTCCGCGAGCACATACACGGTGCCTCCAAAGCACCTCTTTCCCATGGGTGATAACAGCAAAAGCAGCCTGGACGGCCGTTTCTGGGGATCTGTTCCACAGGAGGATCTTGTCGGCAGGGCGGTATTCGTTTATTGGCCTTTCAGCAAGCGATTTGGACTTGTGAACTGAATTCAGGGTTGGGGCTGAGGGCCAATCATACTATCCAGATGCAGTCTCAAGGCTTTACCGACGCCTATAACGTCGCACAATATAGAGAGTGGGGGGGCCTCGGAAACCGACCAGTTACACAATGTAACGACCCACTTGAGGACAGACCAAGCGAGTCTGGCGCGGTTGCGGGCCGAAGGCCCGCGCCGCGCCTGCGAGCTAACCTTGTTGAACATTGACCGTTATAGAGCATTTTCTGGCGAGGCTGACACGGCACTGAACGCGACGGGAGGGCAAGGTGCTCCCCCGTCGACCTGTAGGGGGAGCGGAATCGGTGAAGAACGTCGCGACGTTTCACACGCGAGTTTCGAGCGCCGTCGCACGGAGAGTTACGATGTCCTAGGCCTCGATGCTCCCGTAGCCCTTAGGGGTTGCGAGACGGCGCTCGAAAACCGCGTGCCCGATGTTGCTGTAAGTCTACTCTCTTGGTGGGGATTTGGCAAGGGGTCATTAACCGTTAATCGTAATCCGATGTCCGTTTTTGCGTCGTTCTCGGCGGTTGCCCATCACGCGCCAGCGTGCGGACGCGGCACAAGGGACACGGCCACGATTTCGACGACGCGTAACGAGAAGCTCTCTTCAGGGAACGGGGCCACGGCTGCCGCGTCAGACGGGCGCACGGCGGCAGTGACGCCCGAAACCCCCACAAACGTCAGGCGCGACACCCCCTTACAGACTTCCGAAGGTCGTTCCCCAGGGCAACGGACGCGCAAGCGGGTACGTCCACGGCAGGACCTGCTCAAGGCGAGTTTCGCGCGGCGCGGTTTTTCGTTTGCTTCTTTGCTGGCGCATCAGGTATTAGAGCGCGGTGAGGAGTGGGCCAAACAGACGCTCGACTTGGGGTTCTGGAACGCCATCGAGGATGCGCGGATCGAAACCGAGGCCAGCGCGGAGATGGGTCAACGGTGGCAGGAAGTGGCGGCCATGAAACCAGACCTACGTACTCGCGACAAAAACCCAGCGGCGAAGCCGCTAACCTTGATTCCTATTGAACCACCAACGTCGCACAATATAGATTATGTCTAATAATTGGCACTACAAGGGCGCTCCGGGGACAAGATTGTGTTGGGTTTTGAGGATCAGACCCACCAGTTCTCAGCGGAAAACAGTTCGTCGGGCACGGTCAGGGCCAGTGCGCCGATGTCGGGATGGCGCTCCAGCTCAACGTCTGCCTCGAGTAACTGGACGAAAAACGCGGCCTGCTCACGCTGTTTCCAGCTGAGATCGTCCAGTGGGATGCCCAGCTCCAGGATCTTATCGAATTTGATGAGGCTGATCTCCCCAAGCTTTCGTGGCGAGGATTCCGGATCCGTTACCCAGAGGTCGGCTTTACTGAATGCGGGTGTAAGCTCCATTATAATGAGAGCCCGATGGGTCGGATCGATGAAATTCACCCGCAACGTCACCTTGGCCGGCAGTTCGACGCCTTTGCGGAAGTCAACCCGCAGATAGAATGTGGTGAGATCAGCGCCAAAATGAATGGCTTCAACGCAGCGCTCGCTGCGATACATGGCGCCCATGTTGCGGCCCGTCTCATAGACGCCCGCCCCGGCCCACTCATAATATGACGTAATCAACCCGTCGATTGTCGGCGTGATGAGGTCGGTCGGCTTGCGAATCTCGCGAGCTACCTCCGACCGGCAGATGTTCGTCTTCAAGACATCGGGAACGGGCACACCGCAAATATGATAAACATTCTGCAGGTGGGTACGGAACAGTTCATCGAAAATCAGGTCGTTGTCCGTCACAAAGTCGCTGCCGTACCACCAGAACCAGTCGCTACCCTCGGCGGCATAGATTTCACGCATGGCTTTGCCGTGCTGATCGGGGGTGATCTCGCGCTGGTCAATTTTCCGCTGCAGAAAGTCCCGGGTCTGCCCAAGCAGTTCCCAGCCGCGGTTCTCCTCGGGCTCGCCGATCCAGACGTCAAAATCGCCGCGAATCCATGAGCCCGTGTGTAGCGTGCTCAGGATCGCGCCGGGCGGATGCGCGGAAAAGTAGTCATGGAACGTCGTCGTCACAATTCCGTCGTGCACGGACAATCGCTGGTAGACCTCCCGCAGAAACGCCTGGCCGCCGTCGGGGAAATGTTCCCACGCATTTTCCCCGTCGAGAATCACCGCGCACAACGGGTTGTCGCCCTGCGCGGTCCGGGCGACCTGCTCGATTTGACCAATCATATAATCGGCCGCGCGCTGCGGGTCATTGCGCGAGGCGGTGAACCCGATGAAATCGCTCAGCGTCCGCTCGCGGAAAGCTAGGCACGCGCCCGCGTCGCCGAATTGCGCACGATAACCCTGGAACAACATGGCGCGGTCGAAGACCCTGCCGGGATGCACCACCGCCAGGCTCCGCCAGAGATTTTCCTCGTCGGTGGCGAACCATTGATATCCGAGTTCCTCGAGGATCGGGATAAGTTCCGGACAGACCGAACCTTCCGACGGCCATACCCCGTGCGGCGGCGCGCCGAAGATTTGCGTGTGCAGGTCGCGGGCTAGGGTTAACTGCGCGCGAACATCCTCAGGATGTGAGAACGGTGGCGGCAGGTCCCGGCCCGGCATACAGCGACGGGCCAACTCGGTGTTGTAAACCAGCGGCATGATCGGGTGAAAAAAAGGCGTCGTGCTGATTTCGATCTGGCCGCGCTGGGCGAGGGCCTTGTAGTAACCGAGCACGGTCTTCAGGACGACCTGCTGGTGCTCAAAGACCGTCTGTTTGTCTTCCTCGCTGAATCCCCTGCCCTTCCGTTTCAGGTCGGCAATCTCGGGATACAGCCGGTCCGCGGCGTACCCAAACCAGGTGAGGTTGAACCACACCTGCAAATCACGGAACTCCTCGTCGGTGAAATTGCCCGCGGCGTGCTCGAGGTCGATCTTCGCCGCGTTCAGCCCGCGCTTCTGCAGCAGCGCCGCGTACCGCGGGAACGGCTTGACCATGTTGTCCCAATTCGCCTTGAAGAAGTGTTCCAGCAGGTTGGCCTTCTGCATCAGCGTCAACGTCTCCGGGGACGGAGCGGCCAGTTCGTGCCAGAGGTCCCGTACCTCGTTATTGGCGAGCTGCTGGATTTGTTGCAAGAGCACCGGCGTCAGGTTGAATGTGCAATGGAAATCCGGGTACTGGTCCGCCAGCCAGATCATGTCGAGGTAGCCCTTGGTCGCGTGCAGGCGCACCCACGGCATCAGCGCCGTCCCGCGGATCGGGTCGACGTAGCACGGCTGGTGCATGTGCCAGAGGAAGGCGACGTGGAGCGGCATGAGTGACCCGAAGACGTCTATACCGAAA
This is a stretch of genomic DNA from Verrucomicrobiia bacterium. It encodes these proteins:
- the lepA gene encoding translation elongation factor 4, which translates into the protein MDLGHIRNFCIIAHIDHGKTTLSDRLLETTGALEKREMREQVLDSMDLERERGITIKAHPVTMTWHAEDGQVYELNLIDTPGHVDFAYEVSRSLAACEGALLVVDAAQGVEAQTVANVHMASKQKLTIVPIINKIDLPNANVEETKRQLEDILAISGDTAIMASAKTGLGIHDVLRSVVERIPPPQPPTDTALQALVFDSMFDTYRGVVTYVRLFAGEIMPGMMIQLMSTGLKYEVKDVGVFTPKPEPRKRLSAGSTGYVIANIKTTADVKIGETITDARQPAKKPLPGFQQVHPMVFSGLYPIDSADFEHLKIALGKLQLNDSAFQYQSESSAALGFGFRCGFLGLLHMEIVQERLRRQWDMDIIATYPSVIYKVLKTNSEILEVDNPVFLPDPSVIDHIEEPYVKAFIICPNENIGDMLQLVMEKRGLVSKTDSIDTRRVMLTAELPLNEILVDFHDKIKSITRGYGSMDYEPHGYREGDLVKLDILVNSEPVDAFSSIVHRSKAETRGRALALKLQEVIPQQMFQVAIQAAIGGKIIARETVKALSKNVTAKCYGGDISRKRKLWEKQKEGKKRMKAVGKVNIPQEAFISVLKSG
- the lepB gene encoding signal peptidase I translates to MSNSEDRQTLKSAREMVQGARKWLRINRDLIAPGQIVAITMKIGELEQALRLENAKAAASRSGELEQKIRGALPAPKSPALRENIEVLLVAVIVAMAVRTFFIQPFKIPTGSMQPTLYGVYPPPNEAPSRYVGRPPSILERLAGVVFQGRMYEPYGYRTRGDHIFVDKISYHFRKPRRGEVIVFDTTHIPEIPAPSRGNFYIKRLIGLENDVIQIQPPYVLVNGRVLDGRDAFRRIYSQENGYNGYVIPETFPSPKYFPSSASTYTVPPKHLFPMGDNSKSSLDGRFWGSVPQEDLVGRAVFVYWPFSKRFGLVN
- a CDS encoding glycoside hydrolase family 57 protein, which encodes MPLHVAFLWHMHQPCYVDPIRGTALMPWVRLHATKGYLDMIWLADQYPDFHCTFNLTPVLLQQIQQLANNEVRDLWHELAAPSPETLTLMQKANLLEHFFKANWDNMVKPFPRYAALLQKRGLNAAKIDLEHAAGNFTDEEFRDLQVWFNLTWFGYAADRLYPEIADLKRKGRGFSEEDKQTVFEHQQVVLKTVLGYYKALAQRGQIEISTTPFFHPIMPLVYNTELARRCMPGRDLPPPFSHPEDVRAQLTLARDLHTQIFGAPPHGVWPSEGSVCPELIPILEELGYQWFATDEENLWRSLAVVHPGRVFDRAMLFQGYRAQFGDAGACLAFRERTLSDFIGFTASRNDPQRAADYMIGQIEQVARTAQGDNPLCAVILDGENAWEHFPDGGQAFLREVYQRLSVHDGIVTTTFHDYFSAHPPGAILSTLHTGSWIRGDFDVWIGEPEENRGWELLGQTRDFLQRKIDQREITPDQHGKAMREIYAAEGSDWFWWYGSDFVTDNDLIFDELFRTHLQNVYHICGVPVPDVLKTNICRSEVAREIRKPTDLITPTIDGLITSYYEWAGAGVYETGRNMGAMYRSERCVEAIHFGADLTTFYLRVDFRKGVELPAKVTLRVNFIDPTHRALIIMELTPAFSKADLWVTDPESSPRKLGEISLIKFDKILELGIPLDDLSWKQREQAAFFVQLLEADVELERHPDIGALALTVPDELFSAENWWV